CGGAAACAATTGGATTTATACCAGTATATCGGAAACATTGGGATTTATACCAGGATATCCGGAACATTGGGATTTATACCATGATATCGGAAACAATTGGATTTATACCAATATATCGGAAACATCgggattgcaggcgatgagtcacaataacgtggctgaagtatgttgaccagaccacacactagaaattgaagggacgacgtttcggtccgtcctagaccattctcaagtcgattgagaatggtccaggacggaccgaaacgtcgtcgtcccttcaatttctagtgtgtggtctggtcaacatcgggATTCATCAGGTTGTTGAGTTGTGACCTGCGAGTGGATTAAGAAATTAAGTTCCGGATTTCCCACGTGTATATATGTTAGTGCTGTACTGAGAGGGAAGCTGGGTGAAGAAGAGCCAGCTGTAGTGAAGCTGGATGAAGAAGAGCCAGCTGTAGTGAAGCTGGATGAAGAAGAGCCAGCTGTAGTGAAGCTGGGTGAAGAAGAGCCAGCTGTAGTGAAGCTGGGTGAAGAAGAGCCAGCTGTGGTGAAGCTGGATGAAGAAGAGCCAGCTGTAGTGAAGCTGGGTGAAGAAGAGCCAGCTGTAGTGAAGCTGGATGAAGAAGAGCCAGCTGTAGTGAAGCTGGGTGAAGAAGAGCCAGCTGTAGTGAAGCTGGGTGAAGAAGAGCCAGCTGTAGTGAAGCTGGGTGAAGAAGAGCCAGCTGTAGTGAAGCTGGGTGAAGAAGAGCCAGCTGTAGTGAAGCTGGGTGAAGAAGAGCCAGCTGTAGTGAAGCTGGGTGAAGAAGAGCCAGCTGTAGTGAAGCTGGGTGAAGAAGAGCCAGCTGTAGTGAAGCTGGGTGAAGAAGAGCCAGCTGTAGTGAAGCTGGGTGAAGAAGAGCCAGCTGTAGGGAAGCTGGGTGAAGAAGAGCCAGCTGTAGTGAAGCTGGATGAAGAAGAGCCAGCTGTAGTGAAGCTGGGTGAAGAAGAGCCAGCTGTAGTGAAGCTGGGTGAAGAAGAGCCAGCTGTAGGGAAGCTGGGTGAAGAAGAGCCAGCTGTAGGGAAGCTGGGTGAAGAAGAGCCAGCTGTAGTGAAGCTGGGTGAAGAAGAGCCAGCTGTAGTGAAGCTGGGTGAAGAAGAGCCAGCTGTAGTGAAGCTGGGTGAAGAAGAGCCAGCTGTAGGGAAGCTGGGTGAAGAAGAGCCAGCTGTAGTGAAGCTGGATGAAGAAGAGCCAGCTGTAGTGAAGCTGGATGAAGAAGAGCCAGCTGTAGTgaagctaccttgaggctaccttgaggtgcttccggggcttagtgtccccgcggcccggtcgtcgaccaggcctcctggttgctggactgatcaaccaggctgttagacgcggctgctcgcagcctgacgtatgagtcacagcctggttgatcaggtatcctttggaggtgcttatccagttctctcttgaacactgtgaggggtttgccagttatgccccttatgtgtagtggaagcgtgttgaacagtctcgggcctctgatgttgatagagttctctc
The window above is part of the Procambarus clarkii isolate CNS0578487 chromosome 16, FALCON_Pclarkii_2.0, whole genome shotgun sequence genome. Proteins encoded here:
- the LOC123759915 gene encoding glutamine-rich protein 2-like; translation: MPLYRPVQEDGLVANNTRLLNTRLEGSRPRVKGGCDDLCLDLLAARLGNPPSGGSCDPSSASGGWGSPCPCWGGGSPTTAVSGFGVPVPSFTNFEVNSGAGAPWGSSLVPSTSTVPATALEPVFAVLRGKLGEEEPAVVKLDEEEPAVVKLDEEEPAVVKLGEEEPAVVKLGEEEPAVVKLDEEEPAVVKLGEEEPAVVKLDEEEPAVVKLGEEEPAVVKLGEEEPAVVKLGEEEPAVVKLGEEEPAVVKLGEEEPAVVKLGEEEPAVVKLGEEEPAVVKLGEEEPAVVKLGEEEPAVGKLGEEEPAVVKLDEEEPAVVKLGEEEPAVVKLGEEEPAVGKLGEEEPAVGKLGEEEPAVVKLGEEEPAVVKLGEEEPAVVKLGEEEPAVGKLGEEEPAVVKLDEEEPAVVKLDEEEPAVVKLP